ACTATTAAAATTTAATTCGTTGAAAGCAATGAGTAAGGCTAGTAAATGAGAAATGGCGAAAGAGAGTGAAGTTCGACGGCTGAAAGATTTCACCGCCCTCTTGATCATTGAACCTACCTTATGAGCACTTAGGTAAACCTAACGTAATCCCACGTTATCGGGAGTCGAGTGAACCCTTGTTACAAACATTCAACAAGGGTAAATGAAGGTGGTACCGCGGAAGCTAGACCTTTCGTCCTTTATGGATGAAGGGTCTTTTTGTATTTTTTCGAAAAAAGGAGGAATATCAATGAGAAAAATCGCAATTATTGGTGCTGGTTCGATGGCTGAAGCCTTCATTTCAGGTATTCTTGAAAATGGTTTAATTGATAGACAAAATGTTTGGGTGACAAATAATTCAAATGAAAAAAGGCTAGAGTGTCTTAAAGAGCGTTATGGCATTCGCAGTACCTATGATTTAAATACACTTTTTGAAGGTACAGATATTGTCATGTTAGCGATGAAACCCAAAGATGCGGACTCAGCAATCGATACTATTCGCGAACACCTGAGTGAGCAGATGCTAGTGGTTTCCGTTTTAGCAGGTGTTTCGATGAATACCATCGAAACATTAGCAAGAAAATCACTTTCGATTGCAAGGGCAATGCCAAATACCTCTGCAGCGGTCGGAAAATCGGCGACTGCCATTGCAGTAAATGACCGTGTCTCCGATGATCAACTGGAAACAACAAAGAAACTCTTTAGAACCGTGGGTTTAGCCAGGTTTGTCGAGGAAGAACAGCTTGACGCCGTAACAGGACTGTCTGGAAGTGGACCCGCCTATATTTATTATCTTATCGAAGCAATGGAAAATAGTGCAGTCAAGATTGGTCTCGAAAAGGAAATGGCTAAGGAACTCATAGTGCAAACCCTTATCGGCGCTGCAGAAATGGTGAGAAACTCCTCCAAATCATCTGAACAATTACGTCGGGATGTAACAAGCCCTGGCGGGACAACTGAGGCTGGGATTCGTATTCTGGAGGAAAATGGGGTCCAGCAAGCATTCATTTCTTGTATTCAAGCAGCAACAGCCCAATCGAAAAAGATGGGAAACGCCTTATGCTCGCAGTTTAAGGTTGGGAAACCCTCTTAAAGTGAAACTTTCATCAGCTAGGATTTTGACGCTCCCCCGCTGATGTTGGTTCTACTAATTGGGCTTTTACGGGCGGTTGCTCCCCTACTTTTCCTATTTGTCCTCAAAGTCTTGAAGTTGGGAATCTACTACCCGTTAAGGCAGTATAATAGTGGTATGTTTGTCCCCCTTTACCTTAAACTAAACATAAGTTGTTTAATTTAAGGTAAAGGGCTGGAGAAATGGAAAGCATTCTATTCGTTTTATTCACATTGGGTATTCTTGTTTGGCTTGTTTTTCTTTTAGATGCACTGATTGGTTTACGGAATTTAGCCTCTCTTGAAAAAGAACCAGAACTAAATACTGGGCCATTACTATCTGTAATCGTGGCAGCGCGTAATGAAGAAAAACAAATCAAAGCAAGTATCCTTAGTCAGTTAAAGCAAACGTATAAAGAAGTCGAATGGATTCTTGTCAATGACCGTTCCACAGATAACACCGGCATAATCATGAACGAACTACTGAAGGAAGACCCAAGAATACAGGTTATTCACATAAATGAATTACCTAAAGGCTGGCTTGGTAAAAATCACGCCCTGTATAAGGGAGCACTTCAAGCTTCAGGGAAATGGATATTATTTACAGATGCCGATGTAAAATATAAGAAAGAGGCATTCGCTAAAGCTCTGTATTACTTTGAAAAACATCAACTCGACCATTTAACGGCAGCACCCAATTTACACGCAAACCGTTTTTGGCTGAAGTCCTTTGTTGCCTTTTTTCTTTTTGGATTTTCCTATTTTAAACGTCCATGGATGGCAAACAATCCAAAATCCAAGATTGGAACAGGAATTGGGGCATTCAATCTTGTTTCCCAGAAGGCTTATGAAGCGTTTGGCACGCATGAAAAAATTAAAATGAGACCCGATGACGACTTACAGCTGGGGATGAAAATGAAAAGGGCTGGCTACCGTCAAAGAATTGTCACTGCACTTCACCTAATCGAGGTTGAATGGTATGGAAGCCTGAAAGAGGCGTTTATCGGGCTTGAAAAAAATACATTTGCGGGGTTAAATTATCGTATCAGTATGGTATTCTTTTCAATTTTCGGTGTGTTTGTCACGAATGTCCTTCCATTCCTGACCATTTTCTCTGCGAACAAAACGATTGCCCTTCTAAGCCTAGGGAATATTGTGACCAGCGGAATTCTTTACGTCGTCATCATTAAGAGAATGACAGTTTTCTCGCCGGCCATGTTTGTTGTTTTACCGATTACTGCTTTACTATTTATCTATTCCATTATACGGGCAAGCTTTCTGACCTTTAAACGCGGAGGAATTGTCTGGCGAGGAACAACCTATCGGTTAAGTGAGCTCCGAGAGAAAGACTAAAAAGCAGAATTTTACATTTTTTTTGGTCATTTGCTATACTAAAAGTGGTTTATTAACGTACAGGAGGGATAGCAGAATGACAGCAAAATTATTTTCTCCCCTAACAATTAAGGGGGTTACGCTAAAAAACAGAATTGTGATGTCACCAATGTGCATGTACTCAAGCCACAACAAAGATGGGCACGTACAGAACTGGCATCGCACTCATTACACAGCAAGAGCAGTTGGTCAGGTCGGTCTTATTATTGTGGAAGCAACTGCGGTAACACCACAAGGGCGGATCTCACCACAGGATTTAGGAATCTGGAGTGATGAGCATGTTGAGGGCTTTCAAGAGCTTGTTAGTCTAATGAAAGAGCATGGAGCAAAAACGGGAATTCAACTAGCCCATGCCGGCAGGAAAGCCGTTTTAGATGGCGAAATTGTCGCTCCATCTGCAATCGCCTTTAATGAAAAATCAAAAGCACCTAAGGAAATGACAAAATCAGATATTGAAGAAACAGTCCAGGCCTTTAAAAAGGGGGCAGAACGAGCAGCAAAAGCTGGTTTCGATGTCATTGAGCTTCATGGTGCACACGGATATCTGCTTAACGAATTCCTCTCACCTCTTTCTAATAAAAGAAGCGATGAATACGGAGGTTCTGTTAAAAACCGTTATCGGATCCTGCGTGAGGTAATTGATGCCGTTAAGACTGTTTGGAACGGTCCGTTATTTGTCAGAGTATCTGCTCATGATTACCATAAAGAAGGCTTAACCGCAGAAGATTACATAACATTCGCCGAGTGGATGAAAGAGCAAGGCGTCGATTTAATCGATGTAAGCTCAGGAGCAGTTGTCCCTGCAAATATTAACGTCTATCCGGGCTATCAGGTAAAATATTCGGAAACGATAAAGAATGGCGTTGATATCTTAACAGGTGCTGTAGGTTTAATCACTTCTCCGATACAAGCTGAGGAAATTTTACAAAATGATCGAGCGGACTTAGTCTTATTAGCCCGTGAATTACTGCGCGATCCCTATTGGCCAAGAACAGCTGCAAAAGAACTCGGTGTAAGCATTGAAGCACCAAAACAATACGAGCGCGGCTGGATAT
The DNA window shown above is from Neobacillus sp. WH10 and carries:
- the proC gene encoding pyrroline-5-carboxylate reductase; this encodes MRKIAIIGAGSMAEAFISGILENGLIDRQNVWVTNNSNEKRLECLKERYGIRSTYDLNTLFEGTDIVMLAMKPKDADSAIDTIREHLSEQMLVVSVLAGVSMNTIETLARKSLSIARAMPNTSAAVGKSATAIAVNDRVSDDQLETTKKLFRTVGLARFVEEEQLDAVTGLSGSGPAYIYYLIEAMENSAVKIGLEKEMAKELIVQTLIGAAEMVRNSSKSSEQLRRDVTSPGGTTEAGIRILEENGVQQAFISCIQAATAQSKKMGNALCSQFKVGKPS
- a CDS encoding glycosyltransferase family 2 protein, with the protein product MESILFVLFTLGILVWLVFLLDALIGLRNLASLEKEPELNTGPLLSVIVAARNEEKQIKASILSQLKQTYKEVEWILVNDRSTDNTGIIMNELLKEDPRIQVIHINELPKGWLGKNHALYKGALQASGKWILFTDADVKYKKEAFAKALYYFEKHQLDHLTAAPNLHANRFWLKSFVAFFLFGFSYFKRPWMANNPKSKIGTGIGAFNLVSQKAYEAFGTHEKIKMRPDDDLQLGMKMKRAGYRQRIVTALHLIEVEWYGSLKEAFIGLEKNTFAGLNYRISMVFFSIFGVFVTNVLPFLTIFSANKTIALLSLGNIVTSGILYVVIIKRMTVFSPAMFVVLPITALLFIYSIIRASFLTFKRGGIVWRGTTYRLSELREKD
- the namA gene encoding NADPH dehydrogenase NamA gives rise to the protein MTAKLFSPLTIKGVTLKNRIVMSPMCMYSSHNKDGHVQNWHRTHYTARAVGQVGLIIVEATAVTPQGRISPQDLGIWSDEHVEGFQELVSLMKEHGAKTGIQLAHAGRKAVLDGEIVAPSAIAFNEKSKAPKEMTKSDIEETVQAFKKGAERAAKAGFDVIELHGAHGYLLNEFLSPLSNKRSDEYGGSVKNRYRILREVIDAVKTVWNGPLFVRVSAHDYHKEGLTAEDYITFAEWMKEQGVDLIDVSSGAVVPANINVYPGYQVKYSETIKNGVDILTGAVGLITSPIQAEEILQNDRADLVLLARELLRDPYWPRTAAKELGVSIEAPKQYERGWI